In one window of Primulina tabacum isolate GXHZ01 chromosome 8, ASM2559414v2, whole genome shotgun sequence DNA:
- the LOC142553716 gene encoding NADPH:quinone oxidoreductase-like, with the protein MAAIPTPPIVKVAAISGSLNKGSFNRGLIRAAIEISKSINGLEIEYVDISPLPLLNTDLEVNGTYPPAVEAFRQKILAADCFLFASPEYNFSVTGPLKNAIDWASRPPNLWADKAGAIVSAGGSFGGGRSQYHLRQIGVFVDIHFINKPELFVQAFHPPAKFDSVGNLIDDSTREKLKEILLSLYAFSLRLQGKSTQRV; encoded by the exons ATGGCGGCCATTCCAACTCCACCCATAGTAAAAGTTGCAGCTATCAGCGGTTCTCTCAACAAAGGTTCCTTCAATCGAGGCCTCATACGCGCTG CTAtcgagatatcaaaatcaaTTAATGGTTTGGAGATAGAGTATGTGGATATATCACCTTTACCACTTCTCAACACTGATCTTGAGGTAAATGGGACTTACCCGCCCGCTGTTGAGGCTTTCCGGCAGAAGATTCTCGCTGCTGATTGCTTTCTTTTTGCTTCACCCGAGTACAATTTCTCTGTTACTG GACCCCTGAAAAATGCAATTGATTGGGCATCCAGGCCACCTAATCTGTGGGCGGATAAAGCAGGTGCGATAGTAAGCGCAGGCGGAAGTTTTGGTGGGGGCCGTTCACAATATCATCTCCGTCAAATAGGTGTTTTTGTTGATATTCATTTCATCAACAAACCAGAGCTTTTTGTTCAAGCATTCCATCCTCCTGCGAAATTTGACAGTGTAGGCAACTTGATTGATGATTCAACCAGAGAGAAGTTGAAAGAGATTCTCTTATCATTGTATGCATTTTCATTGCGACTCCAGGGTAAATCTACACAGCGTGTCTGA